The Lycium barbarum isolate Lr01 chromosome 12, ASM1917538v2, whole genome shotgun sequence genome includes a region encoding these proteins:
- the LOC132623126 gene encoding uncharacterized protein LOC132623126, translating into MSSTHHAKTDSEVTSLAPSSPNRPVYYVQSPSRDSHDGEKTTNSFHSTPILSPMGSPGRQSRDSSSTRYSGSLKPSSQKSSNGSRSNSGRHHHNRHRKGDKQQWKEFDAIEEEGLLDDDAYGKGFPRRCYFLAFVVGFFLLFTFFSLILWGASRNQKPVVTMKSISFNEFGVQAGMDFSGVATEMVSMNSTVKLRFRNTGTFFGVHVTSTPLVLAFSELTVATGTVKRFYQRRKSQRTVAVTLIGSKIPLYGGGVDLLSKEGKPIAPVSLTLDFMVRARAYVLGRVVKPKFYKRVQCNVVMDPKKMNVPISLKKSCTYV; encoded by the exons ATGTCATCGACACATCATGCCAAGACTGATTCGGAGGTGACGAGCTTAGCCCCGTCATCTCCGAATCGGCCCGTTTACTACGTCCAGAGCCCGTCAAGAGACTCTCATGATGGTGAAAAGACCACGAATTCGTTCCACTCCACTCCCATACTAAGCCCAATGGGCTCACCGGGCCGACAATCCCGTGACTCATCTTCCACTAGGTATTCGGGCTCACTCAAGCCCAGTTCGCAGAAATCCAGCAATGGGTCGAGAAGCAACAGTGGGAGACACCACCATAATCGTCATCGCAAGGGAGATAAGCAACAATGGAAAGAATTTGATGCTATAGAAGAAGAAGGACTTCTTGATGACGATGCATATGGCAAAGGTTTCCCTCGACGATGTTATTTCTTGGCTTTTGTTGTTGGCTTCTTTTTGCTCTTCACTTTCTTTTCTTTGATCCTGTGGGGTGCTAGCAGAAATCAGAAACCTGTCGTCACCATGAAG AGTATATCATTTAATGAATTTGGGGTTCAAGCGGGCATGGACTTCTCGGGAGTTGCAACAGAGATGGTATCAATGAACTCCACAGTGAAGCTCAGATTTCGTAATACAGGCACATTCTTTGGGGTGCATGTAACTTCTACCCCTCTCGTTCTCGCCTTTTCAGAGCTCACTGTAGCCACTGGCACT GTAAAAAGGTTTTACCAACGAAGAAAAAGTCAAAGAACAGTAGCGGTGACATTGATAGGAAGTAAAATTCCATTGTATGGAGGAGGAGTCGACTTGTTGAGCAAGGAGGGGAAACCAATAGCACCAGTGTCGTTGACCCTAGATTTCATGGTTCGAGCCAgggcttatgttttgggaagAGTGGTCAAGCCCAAGTTCTACAAAAGGGTTCAATGCAACGTTGTAATGGATCCTAAGAAAATGAACGTTCCAATTTCGTTGAAGAAATCCTGCACCTACGTATAA